Proteins encoded together in one Mobula birostris isolate sMobBir1 chromosome 7, sMobBir1.hap1, whole genome shotgun sequence window:
- the LOC140200808 gene encoding D(1) dopamine receptor-like, with protein MNEGSSLLGTMRLNTTTMDGGSKDTEKDSSFRVLTGCFLSLLILSTLLGNTLVCAAVIRFRHLRSKVTNFFVISLAVSDLLVAVLVMPWKAVSEIAGFWPFGSFCNIWVAFDIMCSTASILNLCIISVDRYWAISSPFRYERKMTPNVAFVMISVAWTLSILISFIPVQLNWHKAKRTIVLDYNNSQYPGENCDSSLNRTYAISSSLISFYIPVAIMIVTYTRIYRIAQKQIRRISALERAAVHAKNCQSSRSSGSNADIQQPESSFKMSFKRETKVLKTLSVIMGVFVCCWLPFFILNCIVPFCGTQAHANSKAAHLPCVSGSTFDVFVWFGWANSSLNPIIYAFNADFRKAFSTLLGCDAFCNSDAVETVTIHNGVSAYNPGGSLDKVENSVYLIPHSVPCTQENPVDPNRCIKLSPVSQHGAVSLLSSNGEYETDVSLEKIIPVTQNGQHT; from the coding sequence ATGAACGAGGGGTCCTCCCTCCTTGGAACTATGAGGCTGAACACGACCACTATGGATGGGGGCTCGAAGGATACTGAGAAGGACTCATCGTTTCGCGTGCTTACGGGCTGTTTCCTCTCCTTGTTGATACTTTCCACGCTCCTGGGGAACACTCTGGTCTGTGCGGCCGTGATCAGATTTCGCCATCTCCGATCGAAAGTTACCAATTTCTTCGTGATCTCATTGGCTGTATCCGACCTTTTGGTGGCCGTCTTGGTGATGCCTTGGAAGGCGGTGAGCGAGATCGCGGGGTTTTGGCCCTTTGGATCTTTCTGTAACATCTGGGTAGCTTTTGATATAATGTGTTCCACAGCCTCCATCCtgaatctttgtatcattagcgTGGACCGATACTGGGCTATCTCCAGCCCATTCCGCTACGAGCGCAAGATGACACCTAACGTGGCTTTTGTGATGATTAGTGTGGCCTGGACCCTCTCCATCCTGATCTCTTTTATACCAGTGCAGTTGAATTGGCACAAGGCTAAGCGCACCATAGTATTGGATTACAACAATTCTCAATATCCAGGGGAGAACTGTGACTCCAGCCTGAACAGGACCTATGCAATCTCTTCGTCCCTGATCAGCTTCTACATCCCCGTGGCCATTATGATCGTCACCTACACCAGAATATACCGGATCGCCCAGAAGCAGATTCGGCGCATCTCGGCACTGGAGAGAGCCGCCGTGCACGCCAAGAACTGTCAGAGCAGCAGGAGCAGCGGCAGCAACGCGGACATCCAACAGCCCGAGAGCTCTTTCAAAATGTCCTTCAAACGAGAGACCAAAGTTCTCAAGACCTTGTCAGTCATCATGGGGGTCTTCGTTTGCTGCTGGCTACCATTCTTTATTCTCAATTGCATCGTGCCCTTTTGCGGGACCCAAGCCCACGCCAACAGCAAGGCGGCGCATCTGCCGTGCGTCAGTGGCAGCACTTTCGATGTGTTTGTCTGGTTCGGCtgggccaactcctccctcaaccccatcaTCTACGCCTTCAACGCAGATTTCCGCAAGGCTTTCTCCACCCTGCTGGGCTGCGACGCTTTCTGTAACAGCGACGCGGTGGAGACGGTCACCATCCACAACGGTGTGTCCGCCTACAACCCCGGTGGCTCCCTAGATAAAGTGGAGAACAGCGTCTACCTGATCCCCCATTCGGTCCCGTGCACTCAGGAAAATCCAGTGGATCCCAACCGCTGCATAAAGCTTTCCCCAGTCTCCCAACATGGGGCGGTCAGTCTCCTGTCCAGCAATGGAGAATATGAAACTGATGTGTCGCTGGAAAAAATAATTCCTGTCACTCAAAATGGCCAACACACCTGA